Proteins encoded within one genomic window of Ptychodera flava strain L36383 unplaced genomic scaffold, AS_Pfla_20210202 Scaffold_39__1_contigs__length_1403739_pilon, whole genome shotgun sequence:
- the LOC139127885 gene encoding uncharacterized protein, translating to MPSALVRWDEPTTRDNSGRNQQSQQVTNQATFLYWFTEVLYKATDSSSNTGSCHFNVVVQDQEIPIFTYCPSSQELETEPGLPTAVAYWTEPNVKDNSGQLITISANYSSGDEFQIGVTVLTFIATDSSGNVATCESQVLVKDIEAPVFHDCPRDQTVGTDDELPTAIVTWMAPNVTDNSGTIPMVKANVEPGQAFPIGITTVIYTADDGVNTETCSFTVTVNDDEPPTITYCPGNLTKKADAGRSFAAVQWDSPTATDNSGDSVTVDSTHTSGSLFAIGTTQIEYQFEDGYSNSVAYRFQVTVNDYDECEVDNGQCQHNCVNTEGSYNCTCNIGYQLNSGRHNCDDINECLDNTDACEQECINTDGSYRCDCTPGFQLDSDMVSCLEINECDSNPCVNGTCIDKVDDYECICTPGFGGKNCEIDINECASTPCQNGGSCTDLINGYQCRCLPGYSGNNCSNATLVCIKPCQNGACVIEDGKQTCKCANGFYHPNPMFDVFCEDIDECVDSSLNDCTQGCSNTDGTYSCDCRQGYELAPDGKTCLDIDECASNPCPNGMCIDLENGYNCTCKPGYTGTHCEKEIDECETQPCAYGTCEDKINSYICHCSPGYTGPQCNEDVNECASFPCQNDAYCTNLINKYECTCTRGWTGENCDEDVDECSSRLFNFCHHTCNNVHRTQDDRGYTCSCLRGFRLKDDSYSCEEIDECESNPCQNDGTCVDDIDMYMCQCSPGWEGINCQTDVNECVTNTHDCDDKAYCTNTIGSYTCTCEDGYRGDGFKCREIIFLDFGTAVGDSSLRQSYDERSSQPLLDLVSRTIRPSAGFPFWNEFYYSLYFTDNGLIVFMNENDEKYPFPHPYEGGFTTAHRIPMIAVFWEDSDMTDRSQGDVFYQEYHADNGDSKIFEDVNNRINANFGADFPSGFSATWALKITWYEVADFNVTYTKQWPNSFQAILATDGIYGFVVLNYREDAMLWNYEIRGTNNVIFGYNGGDGNINHIENIQNQFDLSKRYRPDLEVGDTGLQGRWILRVENNNQWTINTKKLCLDWYERQPDPWTWNFGLGGCPCGFDQGQNDNSFGRGSGVFGNSQQTATDAERRLGLTDEMRMEISDRQGFGFTLQLAYPNFFGAGQQCAYRSDHSLIEGYENDVFSSSFQERWQFQFRGWFGFTFFYFPAYLLWLEEDLMPRQYCCALSRDPSFCELYKEKRPPGQCQGYIPPHVGWMFGDPHLQTLDGLPYTFNGLGEYTLVIVDSGKFILQGRTVKAKYEDGNTTSATIFTAFAAKQRDSSTKKS from the exons ATGCCATCCGCTCTTGTACGGTGGGATGAACCCACTACAAGAGACAACTCTGGTAGAAACCAACAGTCGCAGCAAGTCACGAATCAGGCCACGTTTTTATATTGGTTCACCGAGGTCCTATATAAAGCAACTGATTCAAGCTCAAACACAGGCAGTTGTCATTTTAATGTTGTTGTGCAAG ACCAGGAAATTCCCATATTTACCTATTGTCCATCTTCACAAGAGCTTGAAACCGAACCAGGATTGCCCACTGCTGTAGCGTATTGGACAGAGCCGAATGTCAAAGATAATTCAGGCCAGCTTATTACTATATCAGCGAATTATTCATCAGGCGATGAATTCCAAATTGGAGTGACAGTGTTGACATTTATCGCCACCGATAGTTCTGGAAATGTTGCCACCTGTGAAAGTCAAGTTCTCGTTAAAG ATATCGAAGCACCAGTGTTCCATGACTGCCCACGTGACCAAACTGTCGGTACCGACGATGAACTACCAACAGCCATAGTAACTTGGATGGCACCAAACGTCACAGACAACTCTGGAACAATACCGATGGTCAAGGCAAATGTGGAACCTGGACAAGCTTTCCCAATTGGAATAACCACTGTGATTTATACAGCAGATGACGGCGTCAACACAGAAACTTGCTCATTCACTGTTACTGTTAATG ATGATGAACCTCCGACCATTACATACTGCCCTGGTAATTTGACTAAGAAAGCTGATGCAGGTCGAAGTTTTGCCGCGGTCCAATGGGATTCACCAACTGCAACTGATAACTCTGGTGACTCTGTAACCGTGGACTCTACCCACACCTCGGGATCATTATTTGCCATTGGCACTACACAGATAGAATATCAGTTTGAAGACGGATACAGCAATAGCGTGGCGTATCGTTTCCAAGTCACAGTTAACG ACTATGACGAATGTGAAGTAGACAACGGACAATGTCAACACAACTGTGTAAATACAGAAGGCTCTTACAACTGCACCTGTAACATTGGTTACCAATTGAACTCAGGAAGACACAATTGTGACG ATATCAACGAATGCCTCGACAACACTGATGCATGTGAACAAGAGTGTATAAACACAGACGGTTCCTATAGATGTGACTGCACACCTGGCTTTCAGCTTGATAGCGATATGGTGTCCTGCCTCG AAATCAATGAATGCGATTCAAATCCATGTGTGAACGGAACATGTATTGATAAAGTCGACGATTATGAGTGTATCTGTACTCCGGGATTTGGTGGAAAAAATTGTGAGATAG ATATTAATGAATGTGCAAGCACTCCATGTCAGAACGGGGGTAGCTGTACTGATCTGATCAATGGATACCAATGCAGATGTCTGCCTGGATACAGTGGAAATAACTGTTCAAATG CCACCCTTGTATGTATAAAACCCTGCCAAAATGGTGCATGTGTCATCGAAGATGGTaaacagacatgcaaatgtgcTAACGGTTTTTATCACCCAAATCCAATGTTTGACGTTTTCTGTGAAG ATATCGACGAGTGTGTCGATAGTTCCTTGAATGATTGCACCCAAGGTTGCTCAAATACAGATGGCACCTACAGCTGCGATTGCAGGCAAGGATATGAACTTGCACCGGATGGCAAAACTTGTTTAG ATATCGATGAGTGTGCATCAAATCCCTGTCCAAATGGAATGTGTATTGACCTTGAAAATGGATATAACTGTACTTGTAAGCCGGGATACACTGGCACACACTGTGAGAAAG AGATTGACGAGTGCGAGACTCAACCGTGTGCGTATGGAACCTGTGAGGATAAAATAAACTCCTACATATGCCACTGTAGTCCTGGATACACTGGTCCTCAATGTAATGAAG atgtAAATGAATGTGCAAGTTTCCCCTGTCAAAACGATGCATATTGTACCAATCTGATCAACAAGTACGAATGTACATGTACGAGAGGATGGACTGGCGAGAATTGTGACGaag ATGTCGATGAATGTTCTTCCCGGCtgttcaatttttgtcaccataCCTGTAACAACGTGCACAGGACGCAAGACGATCGTGGTTATACATGTAGCTGCTTGCGCGGATTTAGGCTAAAAGACGATTCATACTCTTGTGAAg AAATCGATGAGTGTGAAAGTAACCCTTGCCAAAACGATGGCACTTGTGTCGACGACATCGATATGTACATGTGTCAGTGCTCTCCTGGATGGGAAGGTATCAACTGTCAGACAG ATGTTAACGAATGCGTTACAAACACACATGACTGCGATGACAAAGCATATTGCACAAATACAATTGGAAGTTATACATGTACCTGTGAGGATGGCTACAGAGGAGATGGTTTTAAATGCAGAG AGATAATCTTCCTGGATTTCGGTACCGCTGTTGGTGACTCCTCTCTTAGGCAAAGTTATGACGAGCGAAGTTCGCAGCCGTTGTTGGATTTGGTTTCTCGGACGATAAGGCCATCAGCAGGATTTCCGTTCTGGAATGAATTTTATTACAGTCTCTAC TTCACTGACAATGGGTTGATCGTGTTCATGAATGAAAACGACGAAAAGTATCCATTTCCACATCCGTATGAGGGAGGTTTTACGACTGCGCACAGGATACCAATGATCGCCGTGTTCTGGGAAGATAGTGACATGACTGACCGTTCCCAGGGAGATGTCTTCTATCAG GAGTATCACGCCGACAATGGTGACTCTAAAATATTTGAAGACGTGAACAACCGAATAAATGCGAACTTTGGGGCAGATTTTCCATCAGGATTTAGTGCAACTTGGGCTCTGAAGATCACGTGGTATGAAGTAGCAGATTTTAATGTCACTTACACCAAGCAATGG CCAAACTCTTTCCAAGCAATTTTGGCAACAGACGGGATCTACGGTTTTGTCGTGCTAAACTACCGGGAAGATGCCATGCTGTGGAATTATGAAATTCGTGGGACAAACAACGTGATATTCGGATACAACGGAGGCGACGGAAACATCAACcacattgaaaatattcaaaaccaGTTTGACCTTTCGAAGAGGTATCGTCCCGATTTAGAGGTCGGAGACACTGGCTTGCAAGGAAGATGGATTCTACGTGTTGAAAATAATAATCAGTGGACAATCAATACAAAGAAACTGTGTCTCGATTGGTACGAGCGTCAACCTGATCCTTGGACATGGAATTTCGGGCTTGGTGGTTGTCCATGTGGATTTGATCAGGGACAGAATGATAACTCATTTGGTAGGGGTAGTGGTGTTTTTGGCAACAGTCAACAGACCGCAACAGATGCCGAGAGGAGACTCGGCCTGACCGACGAAATGCGGATGGAAATCAGTGATAGACAGG GATTTGGTTTCACACTCCAactggcgtatccaaatttctTCGGAGCTGGACAGCAGTGTGCCTACCGTTCGGACCATTCCCTCATTGAAGGCTACGAAAACGATGTCTTCAGCAGTAGTTTCCAAGAGAGGTGGCAGTTCCAGTTCCGTGGTTGGTTTGGATTCACTTTCTTTTATTTCCCGGCATACTTGCTTTGGCTAG AGGAGGATTTGATGCCGAGGCAGTATTGCTGTGCCTTATCAAGAGATCCTTCGTTTTGTGAATTGTATAAAGAAAAGCGACCTCCAGGTCAATGCCAAGGTTATATTCCACCTCATGTCG GTTGGATGTTTGGCGACCCACATCTTCAAACTCTGGACGGACTGCCGTATACGTTCAATGGTCTGGGGGAGTACACACTTGTCATTGTCGACAGTGGGAAGTTTATACTGCAGGGCAGGACTGTGAAAGCTAAATATGAAGACGGTAACACAACGTCGGCTACTATATTCACTGCCTTTGCTGCGAAACAAAGGGACTCCAGTACA AAAAAATCGTAA